The following coding sequences lie in one Homalodisca vitripennis isolate AUS2020 chromosome X, UT_GWSS_2.1, whole genome shotgun sequence genomic window:
- the LOC124369899 gene encoding two pore potassium channel protein sup-9 — protein MERRSRSVERRHRTWSYKCKEFFRQFIAFMFSNIGIIGLVVGYTIAGSFMFIALEKDAYKSRLEEVRKIRNKTADTLWSVTCCDVFEEPMWKNIVHTELLNFQNGIVDEVLNHGYEGEKASTNRWSFSGSFLYSLSVITTIGYGNVAPRTEWGKLATIVYAIAGMPLFLLYLSNIGDILAKSFKWIYAKCHGFQGCSKCLAKYPENYPYPNGEQEQEGSQEDEGDIETEYSDEDEWSSDPGNDPQTITVPITLCLAIMVGYVCSGALLFSKWENWVFLDASYFCFISLSTIGFGDIVPKDKEGSSFKGVELSFIFCSMYLMLGMALIAMCFNLMQEEVVHKVRTCGLVLKRIILCRR, from the exons ATGGAGAGGCGTTCCCGTTCCGTCGAGCGCAGGCACCGAACATGGTCGTACAAGTGCAAGGAGTTCTTCCGCCAATTCATTGCGTTTATGTTCAGCAACATCGGCATCATCGGACTGGTTGTCGGCTACACTATTGCAGGGTCTTTCATGTTCATAGCGCTGGAAAAAGATGCCTACAAGAGTCGCTTGGAGGAAGTTAGAAAAATTAGGAACAAGACTGCAGATACACTTTGGTCAGTGACTTGCTGTGATGTCTTTGAGGAACCAATGTGGAAGAACATTGTACACACCGAGTTGTTGAACTTCCAGAACGGAATAGTTGATGAGGTCCTGAACCACGGATACGAAGGGGAAAAAGCTTCAACGAATCGGTGGTCATTCTCTGGATCATTCCTTTATTCTCTCAGTGTCATCACAACAATAG gTTACGGAAACGTAGCACCTCGCACAGAGTGGGGAAAACTTGCAACAATTGTTTACGCTATTGCTGGCATGCCCTTGTTCCTCCTGTACCTTTCCAATATTGGTGACATTCTGGCAAAGAGCTTCAAATGGATTTACGCAAAATGCCACGGTTTTCAAGGATGCTCAAAGTGTCTAGCAAAATATCCAGAAAACTACCCATATCCCAACGGTGAGCAG GAGCAAGAGGGAAGCCAAGAAGACGAGGGAGATATAGAGACAGAATACAGTGACGAAGATGAGTGGAGTTCAGATCCTGGTAACGACCCACAAACCATCACTGTTCCCATTACTCTATGCCTTGCTATCATGGTTGG GTACGTTTGCAGTGGGGCATTGCTCTTTTCAAAATGGGAAAATTGGGTATTCCTGGATGCATCCTACTTCTGTTTCATTTCCCTAAGTACTATAGGTTTTGGTGACATTGTACCGAAAGACAAAGAGGGGAGTTCGTTTAAAGGAGTTGAGCTCAGCTTCATTTTCTGCTCAATGTATTTAATGCTAGGTATGGCATTGATAGCTATGTGCTTCAATCTTATGCAAGAAGAAGTGGTCCATAAAGTTCGGACATGTGGGTTGGTGTTGAAGAGAATTATTCTTTGTCGGAGATGA